In Pseudonocardia sp. EC080619-01, the following proteins share a genomic window:
- a CDS encoding TetR/AcrR family transcriptional regulator encodes MTVSAPDPIVSDADRRRDVIAAAAARLFDERGYASTSMRQIADAVEIAKPTLYHYFRSKDAILFQIHEEFIDILLGKFAERSCSGPTHRDALVGAMGDILSLMESHRGHVRAFFEHHRELPVAQQELIRDKRDRYEGLLVELLREGARCGELEVQHPRLTALGIFGMCNWAYQWYSRGGPLRPVEIAEQFGAVVLGGIARS; translated from the coding sequence ATGACCGTGTCCGCACCCGATCCGATCGTCAGCGATGCGGACCGGCGGCGGGATGTCATCGCCGCCGCCGCCGCCCGCCTGTTCGACGAGCGGGGTTATGCCAGCACGAGCATGCGACAGATCGCCGATGCCGTTGAGATCGCGAAGCCGACGCTCTACCACTACTTCCGCAGCAAGGACGCGATCCTGTTCCAGATCCACGAGGAATTCATCGACATTCTGCTCGGCAAGTTCGCCGAGCGCAGCTGCAGCGGCCCCACACACCGCGATGCGCTGGTCGGTGCGATGGGGGACATCTTGTCGCTGATGGAGTCCCACCGCGGGCACGTGCGCGCCTTCTTCGAGCACCACCGGGAGCTGCCGGTGGCACAGCAGGAGCTGATCCGTGACAAGCGGGATCGCTACGAGGGCCTGCTCGTCGAGTTGCTGCGAGAGGGCGCCCGATGCGGTGAGCTGGAGGTGCAGCATCCGCGGCTCACGGCGCTGGGGATCTTCGGCATGTGCAACTGGGCCTACCAGTGGTACTCGCGCGGGGGCCCTCTCCGCCCGGTGGAGATCGCCGAGCAGTTCGGTGCAGTCGTGCTGGGTGGCATCGCGCGCTCGTGA
- a CDS encoding LLM class flavin-dependent oxidoreductase, which yields MDIVYAMLWQNWNRERAVTDFVRDEIYLAQLAEDLGFDAISSVEHHFDPEYSACPDNFVALANLAAKTSTIKLVTGACILPWNDPLRVVEKYALLDHLCDHRLVVGFGRGLSRIEYDGFGLVMDESRERFDEAADMILRGLRTGVVEGDGIFYKQPRVEVHPAPRPALADKVLCVAMSPDSSLAAGDMGADLLCFTTKSDEGMLTLLTRYRERYTAATGRAPRPQQLHDFTYCGPTADSVSQAELWLARYYQEVVRHYDFAGKHFAGTRGYQHYAESAAEIREQGMDEATRKYIDVQMNVGTPDQILEKFEKRVNLLGTIDLGVPAFYGGMSRDQAEASMRLYATEVMPEMRRISAAQETGTAA from the coding sequence ATGGACATCGTCTACGCAATGCTGTGGCAGAACTGGAACCGCGAGCGCGCAGTCACCGACTTCGTCCGCGACGAGATCTACCTGGCACAGCTCGCCGAGGACCTCGGCTTCGACGCGATCTCGAGCGTGGAGCACCACTTCGACCCCGAGTACTCAGCCTGCCCGGACAACTTCGTCGCGCTGGCAAACCTCGCCGCGAAGACCTCGACCATCAAGCTGGTCACCGGGGCCTGCATCCTCCCGTGGAACGATCCGCTGCGTGTGGTCGAGAAGTACGCCCTGCTGGACCACCTGTGCGACCACCGGCTCGTGGTCGGCTTCGGCCGCGGCCTGTCGCGCATCGAGTACGACGGCTTCGGCCTCGTCATGGACGAGTCGCGCGAACGCTTCGACGAGGCCGCGGACATGATCCTTCGAGGCCTCCGCACCGGTGTCGTCGAAGGCGACGGGATTTTCTACAAACAACCCCGCGTCGAGGTACACCCCGCACCACGGCCGGCACTCGCCGACAAGGTGCTGTGCGTGGCCATGTCGCCGGACTCCTCACTCGCCGCCGGCGACATGGGTGCCGACCTGCTCTGCTTCACGACCAAGAGTGACGAGGGCATGCTCACCCTGCTCACTCGCTACCGGGAGCGCTACACCGCGGCCACCGGTCGCGCGCCACGCCCGCAGCAGCTGCACGACTTCACCTACTGCGGCCCCACCGCGGACTCGGTGAGCCAGGCCGAGCTCTGGTTGGCGCGCTATTACCAGGAGGTCGTGCGGCACTACGACTTCGCCGGTAAACACTTCGCCGGCACCAGGGGCTACCAGCACTACGCCGAGAGCGCCGCCGAGATCCGCGAACAAGGCATGGACGAGGCGACCCGCAAGTACATCGACGTGCAGATGAACGTCGGGACACCCGATCAGATCCTCGAGAAGTTCGAGAAACGCGTCAACCTGCTCGGTACTATCGACCTGGGGGTGCCAGCCTTCTACGGCGGCATGAGTCGTGACCAGGCCGAGGCGAGCATGCGTCTTTACGCCACCGAGGTGATGCCGGAGATGCGACGGATCTCTGCTGCCCAGGAGACCGGCACCGCAGCCTGA
- a CDS encoding nitroreductase, whose product MQLDMAGVADRSRALDAVLAERHSCRSFRDGALPVELIDEIIASAAQAPSWCNTQPWQVVVLSGSAVESFRHELYAAAETDPHAVSFEAGAPRYVGQSLARRRAAGWALYEAVGAAPGDRAATARQALENFRFFGAPHVAIVSADASLGAYGLVDCGGFVSLLLAAAQARGVGSIAQAAVVSRPEMVRRHTGIPADRTLVCGIALGWPDRDHPANSFRTDRASLDELRVHRGSPPEETR is encoded by the coding sequence ATGCAGCTCGATATGGCGGGCGTCGCCGACCGGAGCCGGGCGCTCGACGCTGTGCTCGCCGAGCGGCACAGCTGTCGATCGTTCCGGGATGGAGCGCTCCCGGTCGAGCTGATCGATGAGATCATCGCTAGCGCGGCACAGGCACCATCGTGGTGCAACACCCAGCCGTGGCAGGTCGTCGTCCTCTCCGGTAGTGCTGTGGAGAGCTTCCGCCACGAGCTTTACGCTGCGGCCGAGACCGATCCGCATGCTGTCTCCTTCGAGGCGGGTGCTCCGCGGTATGTGGGTCAGTCGCTGGCCCGTCGGCGGGCCGCAGGGTGGGCGCTCTACGAGGCGGTGGGCGCCGCGCCCGGTGACCGCGCGGCGACCGCGCGGCAGGCGTTGGAGAATTTCCGGTTCTTCGGCGCGCCGCATGTCGCGATCGTGTCCGCCGACGCCTCGCTCGGCGCCTACGGGCTCGTCGACTGTGGCGGCTTCGTGTCGCTGCTGCTGGCCGCCGCCCAGGCGCGCGGGGTCGGGTCTATCGCCCAGGCGGCGGTCGTGAGCAGGCCGGAGATGGTACGCCGACACACCGGAATCCCGGCGGACCGGACCCTGGTCTGTGGGATCGCGCTCGGCTGGCCGGACCGTGACCACCCGGCCAACTCGTTCCGCACCGACCGCGCTTCGCTTGACGAGCTGCGAGTCCATCGCGGCAGCCCTCCGGAGGAGACGAGATGA
- a CDS encoding SMP-30/gluconolactonase/LRE family protein, whose protein sequence is MTRFRIVAGPHTVLGEGPIWDVVEERLYWLDSVQGTILRCDAVGGELDVWDLPGPVGAMALRESGGALLTLATGFHLFDFGSGELTPIADPESGRASRFNDGKVDRQGRFVTGSMEDTLIDPASSWLVGKIEAGSSLYRVDTDLTVQRIQGDIGITNGPCFSPDGTTMYVSDSWRDEIQAFDYDAASGTVSRPRTFASWEKDKGSTGLAQPDGATVDSEGYLWSVAVYAGEIRRYAPDGTLDRRIFTPVLKPTSVAFGGPDLDILYVTTMANPPLPMTLPPDGPIAGSLLALHGLGVQGIAERRFAG, encoded by the coding sequence ATGACCAGGTTCCGCATCGTGGCGGGTCCGCATACCGTGCTGGGCGAGGGCCCGATCTGGGACGTCGTCGAGGAACGCCTCTACTGGCTCGACAGCGTCCAGGGCACGATCCTGCGGTGCGACGCCGTGGGCGGTGAGCTCGACGTGTGGGATCTGCCCGGTCCGGTCGGGGCCATGGCGCTGCGCGAGTCCGGTGGCGCCCTCCTGACCCTGGCCACAGGCTTTCACCTCTTCGATTTCGGTTCCGGGGAGCTCACGCCGATCGCCGATCCCGAGTCGGGCCGTGCCTCCCGGTTCAATGACGGCAAGGTGGATCGGCAGGGTCGGTTCGTCACCGGCAGCATGGAGGACACACTCATCGATCCGGCGTCGTCGTGGTTGGTCGGGAAGATTGAGGCAGGCTCGTCGCTGTACAGGGTCGACACCGATCTGACGGTTCAGAGGATCCAGGGCGACATAGGGATCACCAATGGCCCCTGTTTCAGCCCCGACGGCACGACGATGTACGTGTCGGACAGCTGGCGCGACGAGATCCAAGCTTTCGACTACGACGCCGCCTCGGGCACCGTGTCGCGGCCGCGGACGTTCGCCAGCTGGGAGAAGGACAAGGGCAGCACAGGGCTCGCGCAACCGGACGGGGCGACAGTCGATTCCGAGGGATACCTCTGGAGCGTCGCGGTCTACGCCGGGGAGATCCGCCGATATGCCCCGGACGGAACTCTCGACCGCCGCATTTTCACACCTGTCCTGAAGCCGACCAGTGTCGCCTTCGGCGGGCCGGACCTCGACATTCTCTATGTGACCACGATGGCGAACCCTCCGCTGCCGATGACGTTGCCGCCGGACGGACCGATCGCCGGCAGCCTGCTGGCGCTGCACGGCCTCGGGGTGCAGGGCATCGCCGAGCGCCGGTTCGCGGGCTGA